The Desulfovibrio sp. Fe33 genome includes a window with the following:
- the argB gene encoding acetylglutamate kinase: protein MKRYQLQAKSIIETLPFITEFYGKTIVIKYGGNAMIDEHLKRAFALNILLLKYIGINPVVVHGGGPQIGRMLQALNIESHFRQGYRVTDQATMDVVEMVLVGKVNKEIVNLINLNGGQAVGLSGKDGRLITAEPKELAIEKKDAPPEIIDLGKVGEVTSVNTKLIESLLGDGFIPVIAPVGVDDQGETYNINADSVAGAVATALRAKRLYLLTDVPGLLDANGELVTSLTAKEAFEAIRSGVVTGGMIPKIKCCLEAVAGVEKSAIIDGRVENCILLELFTKSGIGTEIIY, encoded by the coding sequence ATGAAGCGGTATCAGCTTCAGGCCAAATCCATCATTGAGACCCTGCCGTTCATCACTGAATTCTACGGCAAGACCATCGTCATCAAGTACGGCGGCAACGCCATGATCGACGAGCACCTGAAACGAGCCTTCGCCCTCAACATCCTTCTTCTCAAATATATCGGCATCAACCCGGTGGTCGTACACGGCGGCGGACCGCAGATCGGCCGTATGCTCCAGGCCCTGAACATCGAATCGCACTTCCGCCAGGGCTACCGAGTCACGGACCAGGCCACCATGGACGTGGTCGAGATGGTCCTGGTGGGCAAGGTCAACAAGGAAATCGTCAACCTCATCAACCTGAACGGCGGCCAGGCTGTGGGACTGTCCGGCAAGGACGGGCGGCTCATCACCGCCGAGCCCAAGGAGCTTGCGATCGAGAAAAAGGACGCCCCGCCCGAGATCATCGATCTGGGCAAGGTGGGCGAAGTCACTTCGGTGAACACCAAGCTCATCGAATCCCTTCTCGGCGACGGGTTCATCCCGGTCATCGCGCCCGTAGGCGTGGACGACCAGGGTGAGACCTACAACATCAACGCCGACTCCGTGGCCGGAGCCGTGGCCACGGCCCTGCGCGCCAAGCGCCTCTATCTGCTGACCGACGTGCCCGGCCTGCTCGATGCCAACGGCGAGCTGGTTACTTCCCTGACCGCCAAGGAGGCCTTCGAGGCCATCCGCTCCGGCGTGGTCACGGGCGGCATGATTCCCAAGATCAAATGCTGTTTGGAAGCCGTGGCCGGGGTGGAGAAATCGGCCATCATCGACGGCCGGGTGGAAAACTGCATCCTGCTCGAACTGTTCACCAAATCCGGCATCGGCACGGAAATCATCTACTAG
- a CDS encoding putative sulfate/molybdate transporter, whose translation MKIRFDRMEWAGSMGDLGTLLPLAFGMIMINGLSATGLFLAVGLMYLVGGSYYRVPIAVQPMKVISAYGIAMALSPQVITASGILLAVMLLFLGGTGLVDKVARLVPKPVIRGVQLATGILLLAKGVHLIVGQNPLQVMRGAVEPFLAVQSIGPVPMSVVTGVIFGLAALLLLRSSRFPAGLVVVVAGAVFGAVFGAWRELADIRFGLHFPEILPFGIPALPDFSFALLALVAPQIPMTMGNAVIANRDLSFEYFGNESRRVTDRALCISMGLANVVSALVGGMPLCHGAGGLAAHYAFGARTAGSNLIIGGLFVALAVLLGSQSINVLHLLPMGVLGMLLFFAGAQLALTIQDVQTRSGLFVMMVMLGITMASNLAWAFGVGLCLTWVIDRGKINI comes from the coding sequence ATGAAAATTCGCTTCGACAGGATGGAATGGGCAGGGTCAATGGGCGACCTCGGCACGCTGCTGCCGCTGGCGTTCGGTATGATAATGATCAACGGGCTGTCGGCCACGGGATTGTTTCTGGCCGTGGGGCTCATGTATCTCGTGGGCGGGTCCTACTACCGCGTGCCCATAGCCGTACAGCCCATGAAGGTCATCTCGGCATACGGTATCGCCATGGCCCTTTCGCCCCAGGTCATCACCGCCTCGGGCATCCTTCTGGCCGTCATGCTTCTCTTTCTCGGCGGCACAGGCCTGGTCGACAAGGTGGCCCGCCTCGTGCCCAAGCCGGTCATCCGGGGCGTGCAGCTTGCCACCGGCATCCTGCTCCTCGCCAAGGGCGTCCATCTCATCGTGGGGCAGAATCCCCTCCAGGTCATGCGCGGCGCGGTTGAGCCTTTTCTCGCCGTCCAGTCCATCGGGCCGGTGCCCATGTCGGTGGTGACGGGCGTGATTTTCGGGCTGGCCGCGCTGTTGCTGTTGCGCAGCAGCCGTTTCCCGGCCGGGCTTGTGGTGGTCGTGGCCGGAGCCGTTTTCGGGGCCGTGTTCGGCGCATGGCGTGAACTGGCCGATATCCGGTTCGGTTTGCATTTCCCGGAAATTCTGCCTTTCGGCATCCCGGCTCTGCCGGACTTCAGTTTCGCGCTGCTCGCCCTGGTTGCGCCCCAGATTCCCATGACCATGGGCAACGCGGTCATCGCCAACCGGGATCTCAGCTTCGAATACTTCGGCAATGAGAGCCGCCGGGTCACGGATCGGGCCCTGTGCATCTCCATGGGGCTGGCCAACGTCGTCTCGGCCCTGGTGGGCGGGATGCCGCTTTGCCATGGAGCGGGCGGACTGGCCGCCCACTACGCCTTCGGGGCGCGCACTGCGGGTTCCAATCTCATCATCGGCGGGTTGTTCGTGGCCCTGGCCGTACTCCTCGGCTCCCAATCCATCAACGTCCTGCATCTGCTGCCCATGGGCGTACTCGGGATGCTCCTCTTCTTCGCCGGGGCGCAGTTGGCCCTGACCATTCAGGATGTCCAGACCCGTTCGGGCCTGTTCGTCATGATGGTCATGCTCGGCATCACCATGGCCTCCAATCTGGCCTGGGCGTTCGGCGTGGGGTTGTGCCTTACCTGGGTCATAGACCGGGGCAAGATCAACATCTAG
- a CDS encoding amino acid kinase family protein — protein MGKLIKEQDEKGRLHIDTPLMGESLVDRKLLKSTEAGEYFRMQPDVNVIKIGGQSIMDRGAKALFPILDELVKAKEKHKILLMCGGGTRARHVYSIGVDLGMPTGVLSKLGDKVSAQNAEMLSVLLAKHGGAMIGHGAHLEQLHMYCQLGYLPITTGIPPYGFFEHPAEHGSIPPHRTDSGAFLLAENIGAKSLIYLKDEKGMYESDPKKAKDRDALKFYDRIHVDDLLKLDLDDLIVERPVLTFLKNAKTLKSFQIIDVLRHPEHLHAALDGEHVGTIVYKD, from the coding sequence ATGGGCAAGCTGATAAAGGAACAGGATGAGAAGGGCAGGCTGCATATCGACACTCCGCTCATGGGCGAGTCGCTGGTGGACCGCAAACTGCTCAAAAGCACCGAGGCCGGCGAGTATTTTCGAATGCAGCCGGACGTGAACGTCATCAAGATTGGCGGCCAGTCCATCATGGACCGGGGCGCCAAGGCCCTGTTCCCCATCCTGGATGAACTGGTCAAGGCCAAGGAAAAACACAAGATTCTGCTCATGTGCGGCGGCGGCACCCGCGCCCGCCACGTCTACTCCATCGGCGTGGACCTGGGAATGCCCACCGGCGTACTGTCCAAGCTCGGCGACAAGGTCTCGGCCCAGAACGCGGAGATGCTTTCGGTGTTGCTCGCCAAGCACGGCGGGGCCATGATCGGGCACGGCGCGCACCTTGAGCAACTGCATATGTACTGCCAGCTCGGCTACCTGCCGATCACCACGGGCATTCCGCCCTACGGCTTCTTCGAGCACCCGGCCGAACACGGCTCCATCCCGCCCCATCGCACCGATTCCGGCGCGTTCCTGCTGGCGGAAAACATCGGGGCCAAGTCGCTCATTTATCTCAAGGACGAAAAGGGCATGTACGAGAGCGACCCCAAGAAGGCCAAGGATCGGGATGCTCTCAAATTCTACGACCGGATTCATGTGGACGACCTGCTCAAGCTCGATCTCGATGATCTCATCGTCGAACGTCCGGTCCTGACCTTCCTCAAGAACGCCAAGACCCTCAAGTCGTTCCAGATCATCGATGTGCTCAGGCATCCCGAACACCTTCACGCCGCCCTGGACGGCGAGCACGTGGGGACCATCGTGTACAAGGATTAG
- a CDS encoding helix-turn-helix transcriptional regulator, translating into MSQKVGGSKPQRYVQPSLLMALRGGPSYGYQLIQSIGEYGFLREDAPPGMIYRHLRQMDDEGLVSSTWDAEGDGPAKRVYSVTAEGLEVLEAWILHMERQRGKLDAFIRRYRES; encoded by the coding sequence ATGTCGCAAAAAGTCGGCGGCTCCAAGCCGCAAAGATACGTGCAGCCTTCCCTGCTCATGGCGTTGCGGGGCGGGCCTTCCTATGGATACCAGCTTATCCAGTCCATTGGAGAGTATGGATTTTTACGGGAGGACGCGCCTCCGGGCATGATCTACCGGCACCTGCGCCAGATGGATGACGAGGGATTGGTTTCCTCCACCTGGGACGCGGAAGGGGACGGACCGGCCAAGCGGGTCTATTCGGTGACGGCGGAAGGCCTCGAAGTTTTGGAGGCGTGGATTCTGCACATGGAGCGTCAGCGCGGCAAGCTGGACGCCTTTATCCGGCGATA